Within the Miscanthus floridulus cultivar M001 chromosome 2, ASM1932011v1, whole genome shotgun sequence genome, the region CCTGATCCTCGTTTGCAGGTGCTCTCAAAATTAAGCAAGTCGCAGCAGACGGTCCCAACATCCATTGAGCTTGTGGACATTGCAGGTCTCGTCAAGGGAGCAAGCAAAGGAGAGGTAGAAGTTTTGTCATTGTCTTCAATCTACCTGCAGGATAGCTCCAACTCTGCTGAGCAAAGTTTAGATGGTTTCAGATTAGTTTATACATAGTGGTGTTATTGTTGACAATTGACAACAGGGACTAGGAAATCAATTCCTTTCAAACATCCGTGAAGTGGATTCTATACTTCAGGTTGGTATCTTGTACTTGTATGCTTAAGCTCTGATATATTTGCCCAAGTTCTAGTGGCTGTGTGCGGCATCCTGCTGGCATCTTTATACTTTACAGGCTATAATAATACAATTCTCCATCAGATATCCCTTGTTTCTCCAATTTTACTGATATGTGATATGTGAAGTAAAATTGGAGCCACTCTGTTATCCTTATCCAGCACTGCAACTCACTGCTGGTGCTTCATTatcatttctttcttttttttcttttttttttgcgaagatCATTTCTTATTTGTTGGAGATAGCAAAATATTATTGGATGAGCCTCTTATAAGATATTAGCTGTGTCGAGGCTCTAGGAGTAACTAATTATCTGTTCTTTTTTACTGGATTCTCAGGTTGTGCGATGCTTTGAGGATGACGATATAGTCCACGTCAATGGCAAGGTCGATCCTAGATCAGACATCGATATCATTAACCTAGAGCTCATATTTTCGGATCTTGAACAGGTAATTTGGTGAAGGAACTTCCATTCGTCTTGTTATCACGTATTTCAAAAGAAACTTCTATTACTATCTATGATCCTCTCCAATTGCTGTGTACTAACTGTAGATACAGAAGAGACTAGATAAGCTTAACAAGAGCAAAACTAAAGATGTGCAAGTAAAAGTGAAGGTAAGACATACGAATTCTTTCATTCTGATGACCTTTTTTTTTCTATGTTCTAACTGTTGTAACTACTTAGGAACAAGCAGAGAAATCAGGATTGGAAAAAATTCAGCAGGCGCTTATGGAAGGAAAGCCTGCAAGATCGGTCGATTTAGCTGAGCATGAGAAAGAAGCTATACAACATCTTTGTCTGCTAACTATGAAACCTGTCATTTATGTTGCTAATGTAACAGAATCTGATCTTGCTGAACCTGATAACAATCCTCATGTCAAAGAGGTGGCTAAAGCAGCATCAGACTTGCAGTCTGGCATGGTTACAATATCAGCTCAGGTTTGTTGTATGCATCTAAACTACTGGAAGCTTTTGAAGAAATTTCTGTGAAATAATTTCATATTTTTGCCTGAGTGATGTTGCCTATCCATATGTGCTCCGTCTATGCTAACAAAATCATGGAATGCACAAACAGGTTGAAGCTGAACTCGCTGAGCTACCTTTGGAAGAGAGAGTAGAATATTTAAAATCTCTTGGTGTTGCTGAAAGTGGACTAGGAAATTTGGTAAAAGCAACATATAATCTATTGGGATTAAAAACTTATTTCACAACTGGAGACAAGGTGCATCTTTTGTGCTGTTAAAGGTTTTTTTCCCCCCAGCAGTTAACACAAACTGACAGACCTTTAACTGTGTCCTTTTAGGAAACAAAAGCTTGGACTATTCTTGCAGGTTTCCTTCTTCCTCACAAttatttttattgtaatatttgaaGAAGTTTTTGTAATCATTATAACTGCATGTAATTCTATATGT harbors:
- the LOC136537898 gene encoding uncharacterized protein is translated as MTTVSRALGSAFAGFTWAPAAAQTATTLPSPCGSSALLQHWRWSRASRTRRFSSGRAARISMSLRAGIVGLPNVGKSTLFNAIVENGKAQAANFPFCTINPNVGVVAIPDPRLQVLSKLSKSQQTVPTSIELVDIAGLVKGASKGEGLGNQFLSNIREVDSILQVVRCFEDDDIVHVNGKVDPRSDIDIINLELIFSDLEQIQKRLDKLNKSKTKDVQVKVKEQAEKSGLEKIQQALMEGKPARSVDLAEHEKEAIQHLCLLTMKPVIYVANVTESDLAEPDNNPHVKEVAKAASDLQSGMVTISAQVEAELAELPLEERVEYLKSLGVAESGLGNLVKATYNLLGLKTYFTTGDKETKAWTILAGMTAPQAAGVIHSDFQRGFIRAETVSYDDFVAAGSLGVAREKGLLRLEGKDYVVQEGDVMLFRFNV